The genomic region CCAAAGGACAATGTTTTAAATGGGATTAAACCCTGATCGTGATACGAAGCAATCACGGCATCAAAATTCTTATAATTCTTTGACCCGAAAAAACTATCCGCAGAAAATGGCCCAAAAACCAATTCCCCATTTTCACGAATTTCATTTAAAGTCGGTTTTAATATCTCCTCATCCTCTTTCCCTATTACACCATTATCACCACTATGAGGATTAATACCTAACACAGCGATTTTAGGTTTTTGGATCCTAAAATCCTGCCTAAGCGTATGCTGGATAATAGCAATCTTCTTTTTTATTAATTCTGGAGTAATCACATTGGCGATATCTTTTAAGGCCACATGATCCGTTAATAATCCCACTTTAAGGGTATCGGTAATCATAAACATAAGGCTTTCCCCCTGTAGTTCTTTTGCCAGATAATCGGTATGTCCTGGGAAATTAAATTTATCAGACTGGATGGTATGTTTATTAATAGGTGCTGTGACCAAAGCATCAATTTCATCTTTCTTTAAAGCTTCAGTAGCGGCTTCTAATGATTTAAAAGCATACTCACCAACTTTTGAATCCTCTTCTCCAAAATTAATGGTTACACTTTCTTTCCAAACATTTACAATATTTACCTTGCCGTCTATGGCATGTTCTGCACTGTCAATTCCCTGAAAATTAATCGCCAGTTTATATTTTTTCTTTAAAAAAGTGATAATTTTGGTTGAAGCAAAAATTACAGGAGTACAAAAGTCCAGCATTCTGGAATCATCAAAAGTCTTCAGTACAATTTCACTTCCAATTCCGTTCAAATCACCTATACTAATTCCTACTTTTATCTTTTTAGGATGTTTCATACTTCCTTCGAATATATATTTTACTTTTACATACAAATGTAACCAATATTATAGAATCCATGTTTACCGGTATTGTAGAAGAAGTAGGAAAAATCAGGAAATTAGTTAAAGAAAGTACTAATCTTCATATAGAGATAGAAGCCAAAATGACACCTGAGTTAAAAATTGACCAGAGTGTTTCTCATAATGGGGTGTGCCTCACAGTAGTTTCTATTAAAGATCATCAGTATACCGTTACTGCAATTCAGGAAACTTTAAACAAAACCAACCTGAATGGTCTAGTAGAAGGTGATTCTGTGAATCTTGAACGAGGAATGAAACTTGGAGACCGACTTGACGGACACATAGTGCAGGGACATGTAGATCAAACTGCAAAGTGTACCGATGTTCAAGATATTGACGGTAGCTGGCAGTTTACTTTTGAATACGATCCTTCCTTAAATAATATTACGATAGAAAAAGGTTCTATCACCATAAACGGAGTAAGTCTAACCGTTGTTAATTCCGGTAGAAATTCATTCTCGGTTGCAATCATCCCTTATACTTTTGAAAATACTACGTTTAAGCAAATTGAAAAAGGAAGTACTGTAAACCTAGAGTTTGATGTAATAGGAAAATATGTAAAAAGAATTACTGAACTCTCGTAGAGTACGATCTAAATATATAAATTGCTCCAATAAATAATCCTCCGACCAAAAGAAAACTTAGATTGGAATCAATGGGAACATCTAATCCAGGGGGAGGAGGGTTTCCAGAAACACACTCTCCGTTGGTAGTACTGTCACAATATTCACCGGCATTACAAGTAGGAGGGCATTCTTGGGCTTGTGATAAAGCGCAAAAAAACAGAATAAATAATATTAAAAATCTCTTTTTCATATAACTTTTCCTACAGCACAATTTAATTTTTTTAAAAAAAATCTAAAACTTCTTTTCAATAAATTAACGTAAAACGCAAAGTAAAGGTTTTAATTTCTTTGCTAAATTATCTATAATTAATGATTCAATCAGATTTTTTCGTTGAAGATCAATAATTATCGCTTAAAACAAACTATTTCGGGTTCGCAAGCCTATTTATGATGAAAACAAGAAATTATTACAGGTATTTGAAAAAAGAGACCTGTGTTACTAGAAGATGAATCTATCTAAAGGAATGCTTTTTATTTAAAACAACAAACTTATCGCCGTACCTTTGTGCTCTTCACTATGAATTTGGATTTTGCCTTTATGTAACATCATAATTTGCTTACATAAACTTAAGCCAATACCACTACCATTCTTTTTGGTAGTGAAGAAAGGTACAAATATGGTTTCCTGAATTTCTGGCGGAATACCATTCCCATTGTCTATTACTTTTATCACCGTATACCCGTCGGTAGTAGATTTTGCAGTGACATAGATTTCCGGATTTTCAATATCCTGTATAGCATCCCGTGCATTCACAATCAAATTAATCAACACCTGTTCGATAAGATAACTATCAATTTTCACCTGCAATTGTGGATTAGAAAGATCAAAATTCAACGCGATATGCTTAGAAGCTAAAGAGGGCTTCATTAATCGTTCTATAGACGCAAAAAGATTTTCTACATATACATTACTACGGTTAATATGGGTAACCTTATTAAGACTACGATAGGTTTTGGCGAATTTCATTAAACCCTCGCTTCGTTTTTTAATACTCCCTATCGCTTCGTTTAAATCTGAAATATCCAAAGCATTTTCTTCTGGATTTTTTAGGTTCTCCCTTACCTGATATTGCAACGTATCGGCCAATGAAGAAATGGGTGCGATAGAATTCATAATCTCATGCGTCATGACACTCAATAACTTTTTCCAGGCTTCAGATTCATTTTGATTAAGGGTTTCATCGATATTCTGTAGTAAAATGATCTTAAAGGAATGTTCGTTTTCATAAAAAACCGTTTCAGAAACCAAAACTTTTAGCTTTTCGCCATTTACTTTAATACTTATGGAACTACCGGTAAAATGACTCATTTCAAAAATGGTCTCAAATAATTGCGGTTTTCTGCTTTTTAGAAACTTAATATTTTTGAAAGAAGGAATACTCAGCGTGCGCTTTATCGCTTCATTCGCCCAAAGTACGTCGCCGGTTTTTTGATGATAAGAAATAATCCCCACATCAACCATCTCTAATATTTTTTGTAGGTAGAGATATTGCGCCTCCTTATTCGAGTTGATCTCCCGAATCTTATCATTAATCAGGTTAAAGCCCTCATGAAGTCGAGCTAAATCTTCGGGGGCACCTTTGCTTACAAATCGTCTTGAAAAATCGTTGTATTTAACCGATTCAAAAAAATCGTCCATCGCCACAAAACGACGGGTTATAAATTTATACAGCTTATAAAAAATCACTAATGAAAGTATTCCCCCTCCAATAAGCAATACCATTTGATGCCTGCTAACCCCAAAAGCGATAGCTGCTAAACCCAGCGTTAAAAGCACCAATCGCAATAAAAGACCTAAAGTGTATTTTTTATAAGTCATATTTATTAAGTCTGCGATACAAAGCGGCCCTGGTAATTCCTAACTCTTTAGCCGATTTGGAAATGTTCCCTTTATTCTTGTCGATCACCTTCAAAATAGTTTGTTTTTCAACAGATTCGAGGTTGGTCTCCTGAATTCCGTTTGAAGTTGTTATCGATTTTTCTAATCCTGAAAACACTAAATCTTTCGCAGCCAGGGTATCACTATCAGCCATTATCACGGCTCTTTCTAAAACATACTGAAGCTCCCGAACATTTCCGGGAAAAGAATGCGATTTTAACTTACTAAAAAAGTCCTTATCAAAAGAAAATGGCCCTTTAAAATATTTCTCGGCATACATATCGGTAAAATATCTGCTAAGTAATGTGATATCGGCACCTCGATTTCGAAGTGGTGGCACCATAAGATCTACTGTATTAATACGGTAAATTAAATCTTTCCGAAACGTATTTTCATCAGCAAGATCACTCAGCTCTAAATTTGTAGCGCAGATTAACCTTATATCAATAGGAATAGTCTCATTGGATCCAAGCGGAGTTATCATTCGGTTTTGTAACACGGTAAGCAATCTTGCCTGTTGGCGCAAACTAATATTTCCTATTTCATCCAAAAAAAGTGTCCCACCATTAGCGGCTTCAAAACGTCCTTTACGATCCTCCCGCGCATCGGTAAAGGCGCCTTTTTTATATCCAAAAAGCTCACTTTCAAACAAACTTTCCGTCAGCGCACCTACATCTACTTTTACAAACGGCTTATTTTTCCGAAGCGATTGATCGTGGATTGCTCTCGCGACTAGGTCTTTACCGGTACCATTTTCTCCTAAAATCAATATATTGGCATCTGTAGGAGCTACTTTTCTAAGCTTTTCGAACA from Zunongwangia profunda SM-A87 harbors:
- the pdxA gene encoding 4-hydroxythreonine-4-phosphate dehydrogenase PdxA, with protein sequence MKHPKKIKVGISIGDLNGIGSEIVLKTFDDSRMLDFCTPVIFASTKIITFLKKKYKLAINFQGIDSAEHAIDGKVNIVNVWKESVTINFGEEDSKVGEYAFKSLEAATEALKKDEIDALVTAPINKHTIQSDKFNFPGHTDYLAKELQGESLMFMITDTLKVGLLTDHVALKDIANVITPELIKKKIAIIQHTLRQDFRIQKPKIAVLGINPHSGDNGVIGKEDEEILKPTLNEIRENGELVFGPFSADSFFGSKNYKNFDAVIASYHDQGLIPFKTLSFGQGVNFTAGLSKVRTSPDHGTAFEIAGTNSANINSFKEAVFKAIDIYKCRKEYKKLTKNPLKKQSKKI
- a CDS encoding riboflavin synthase, with the translated sequence MFTGIVEEVGKIRKLVKESTNLHIEIEAKMTPELKIDQSVSHNGVCLTVVSIKDHQYTVTAIQETLNKTNLNGLVEGDSVNLERGMKLGDRLDGHIVQGHVDQTAKCTDVQDIDGSWQFTFEYDPSLNNITIEKGSITINGVSLTVVNSGRNSFSVAIIPYTFENTTFKQIEKGSTVNLEFDVIGKYVKRITELS
- a CDS encoding sensor histidine kinase, giving the protein MTYKKYTLGLLLRLVLLTLGLAAIAFGVSRHQMVLLIGGGILSLVIFYKLYKFITRRFVAMDDFFESVKYNDFSRRFVSKGAPEDLARLHEGFNLINDKIREINSNKEAQYLYLQKILEMVDVGIISYHQKTGDVLWANEAIKRTLSIPSFKNIKFLKSRKPQLFETIFEMSHFTGSSISIKVNGEKLKVLVSETVFYENEHSFKIILLQNIDETLNQNESEAWKKLLSVMTHEIMNSIAPISSLADTLQYQVRENLKNPEENALDISDLNEAIGSIKKRSEGLMKFAKTYRSLNKVTHINRSNVYVENLFASIERLMKPSLASKHIALNFDLSNPQLQVKIDSYLIEQVLINLIVNARDAIQDIENPEIYVTAKSTTDGYTVIKVIDNGNGIPPEIQETIFVPFFTTKKNGSGIGLSLCKQIMMLHKGKIQIHSEEHKGTAISLLF
- a CDS encoding sigma-54-dependent transcriptional regulator, whose translation is MQLKNANILVIDDDPDVLTALRIMLKSLVSNVVTEKNPNNITALLEQEKFDVIILDMNFNGVVNTGNEGIFWLNKIKQIDKRVDVILITAYADIDLAIRSLKKGASDFLVKPWKNQKMIEALKSLVEKKSVKPQLSRPTAAGNKIIGESEEMQSVFEKLRKVAPTDANILILGENGTGKDLVARAIHDQSLRKNKPFVKVDVGALTESLFESELFGYKKGAFTDAREDRKGRFEAANGGTLFLDEIGNISLRQQARLLTVLQNRMITPLGSNETIPIDIRLICATNLELSDLADENTFRKDLIYRINTVDLMVPPLRNRGADITLLSRYFTDMYAEKYFKGPFSFDKDFFSKLKSHSFPGNVRELQYVLERAVIMADSDTLAAKDLVFSGLEKSITTSNGIQETNLESVEKQTILKVIDKNKGNISKSAKELGITRAALYRRLNKYDL